One part of the Bacteroidia bacterium genome encodes these proteins:
- a CDS encoding gliding motility-associated C-terminal domain-containing protein yields the protein MNAFLAACSRPSRLILLLIFALWSGMQESKASHLMGADLTYTCLGGNQYEINLTIYRDCKGIAQALPSYPIDISSASCGVNTSIIVTQVSQTDISPLCPLLSASGPCASANPAGSPFVGVEQYNYTATFVFPQNCSDWVLSWDECCRNGAITNSPIIPTAGGTETYIESTMDNLTVSCNSSPTFTNAPVPFICVGENFLYNNGALDPNGDSLVYELIDPLEIDLGTGNPVPVPYNAPFSATYPLTTAPANQFGFDPLTGQMDFTPNAAEQSIVAIRVNQYRNGRLIGSVMRDLQIVVLNACANNTPDIAPPINISGGTLTGNTFTVCAGNTLSFDIVSSDADVGNNLILSNNLLFSIPAASITNAGNNPTTSTFNWNTTVADVGIHSFTISVADDACPYNGRQTVGFEIFVQDQVSIVASQTAICPGPATAVQLNAVVPGSPGNGTYTWTPAANLSDPTIAAPVANLNTGATYTVNYAEGVCASSASVTIENYGDLVATPSDPVLCNGGNVQINTTFNFNIPPPPGACGPATNTCAGASATVQVGNGTSATGTTANGGGAGSPFQGNYQDGRTQVLYPAAELLAAGVSPGIITEISLDVSSKFSTQPYNAFNISMGCTGNDELSTFIGGLTQVFTGNVTTVAGANVFTLTTPYEWDGVSNLVFEFCFDNATASGFDHVNYTNTAYNSVIFGFDNGGTAGCNIATGFISTQRPNISIASCEIFVPINYVWTPGLGLNDASIPNPIASPTTSTQYIVSVNTPACNFMDTVNVTIDNAPTINPFVNLTVCAEDSVQITTSGTNLANATFTWTPAAGLSDPTAQNPVASPAGPTLYTLTAVNGCGSASETINITVNPKPALTLAPTNLLCNGDNSGSIAANVTGGTPTYTYTWNPAVGVGATVSNLAAGPYTLIVSDGNLCADTATTTLTEPAAVTLSLVGTTDPTCSGDSDGTVDVLAGGGTPGYTYTLSGTSTAGNPIAITQASPNFTGVPAGTYVASVEDINGCIFNIGVGLNDPLPVSAQILSQTDSDCLTNTGAFAVSGEGGTSPYEFSIDGTNFNLTGSFTNLGPGLYTLTIRDVNGCIGTLDVPIGAIGAPTGTLATQVDVSCPGGNDGSFLVTGAGGTPPLQFSIDGTNFFPSGSFNNLTAGTYNVEVRDANGCPSFVNVDLLEPDPLQLIPVQVLDASCPGLNDASFIVTGLGGTQPYEYSLNGQAFSTNGSFNNLAAGTYTVLIRDINLCVTTDSVTVGEPPAIVGTVTSLTDVDCNGTNTGSFSIVGSGGVTPYEYSLDGLNFQNTGDFLTLFAATYNVFIRDANGCVSQTPVTINEPPALTGNIVNQVDVDCAGNTNGSINIQGQGGTPGYTYSIDGVNFGTNGIFSNLAAGPYTVTVRDIIGCTVDVQFGIAEPAPLVLSSSSQTDLACNGDNSGAVDLQPNGGTAPYQYALNAGPLGNSPNFTGLAAGNYVATVQDANNCTATFNFTLTEPAPLAISINTVTDVQCAGGADGSLDISASAGTAPYEYSIDGLNFFNSGSFTNLAANTYTITVRDANGCSNTASATINEPTAITITASVTADVSCNGGNDGALNALAIGGTGALTYTWNPGASVGAAYTNLTAGPYTVSVSDINGCTETATVNVQEPAPIQNTITITQGISCFGQADAAADITSTGGNGGFTYTWQSGTQVGSAVSALPAGTHFVTITDALGCTSLDSVEIIPPSEIVTTVVGTDISCFGLTDGDVTAFPAGGTGTYTYVWNNTAALNTAMLTGLTAGFYEVIVTDGNNCMDTASITLIEPAQIVLTGTGQNETCSDANGEVSVTATGGAGGYTYLWNSTPPQASATATNLPAGTYRVIVSDQNACQDSTDVSIIDEAAPTINILQSQDISCNGLTDGSIEIEAVGGTGTYTYSWAPGGQTTPLITGLSAGTYTVTVDDGQCTTTETISLIEPGPINAQINNVVNPACFGQANGTANVVVNGGTAPYSYQWNTTPIQNSPIATGLADGTYIVTVTDNRGCTATDNVSLVEPALLEVVVTGTNVLCFGENTGEALASVTGGNVPYTYTWSNGVSDSIASNLLAGNYNVNIVDSKGCTTAGDIVIAEPAEFVSTVVSTDVTCFGGSDGTAEVQATGGTFPYSYHWSTGDTTAQITNLVSERYTVIVTDGNGCSDSHEVFIFQGDQISIDKVNEVAAFCNLDNGQATVAATGGVGGFTYVWNTSPAQTGATVTGIFGAGLGGPYQVIAIDANGCQDSLEVSIDNIPPPTAAFNIGRDPADPILLSQANLQFINESQGAVSYQWDFGVLGALSNEENPRYEYNEAGIFTVILTAFDQNFSCPDTASLTFEIVPDGKVWTPSAFSPNNDGKNDIFYVVGEGIVNIEVLIFDRWGRLITTLNSLADGWNGFDNQGNRVQEGVYVYAIKAELNTGKRFEKGGTITLVR from the coding sequence ATGAATGCTTTTCTCGCTGCTTGTTCTCGTCCTTCACGTCTAATCCTGCTTCTAATCTTCGCATTGTGGAGCGGTATGCAAGAGAGCAAGGCTTCCCATCTAATGGGGGCAGACCTTACCTATACCTGTTTAGGAGGTAATCAATACGAAATTAACCTTACGATTTACCGGGATTGCAAAGGCATAGCCCAGGCTTTGCCCAGCTATCCGATAGATATCAGTTCGGCCAGTTGTGGAGTAAATACCAGTATCATTGTTACACAGGTATCACAAACCGATATTTCGCCTCTATGTCCCTTACTTTCAGCGAGTGGCCCCTGTGCTTCTGCCAATCCCGCGGGTTCTCCTTTTGTAGGAGTTGAACAATATAATTATACAGCCACCTTTGTCTTTCCACAGAACTGTAGTGATTGGGTCTTGAGTTGGGATGAATGCTGTAGAAATGGAGCCATTACCAATTCGCCCATTATACCGACAGCAGGAGGCACAGAGACCTACATCGAGTCAACCATGGATAACCTTACTGTGAGTTGTAATAGTTCTCCGACTTTCACCAATGCACCTGTTCCTTTCATTTGTGTAGGGGAAAATTTCCTGTACAACAATGGTGCGCTGGATCCGAATGGAGATTCTCTGGTATATGAATTGATCGATCCCCTGGAAATTGATTTAGGAACAGGAAATCCGGTACCCGTTCCTTATAATGCACCTTTCAGTGCAACTTATCCCTTGACTACAGCTCCTGCCAATCAATTTGGCTTCGATCCGCTGACCGGTCAGATGGACTTTACTCCAAATGCTGCAGAACAATCCATTGTAGCTATCCGGGTAAATCAATATCGAAATGGAAGGCTGATAGGCTCTGTGATGCGGGATCTTCAAATAGTAGTGCTCAATGCCTGTGCGAACAATACCCCTGATATAGCTCCTCCCATAAATATTAGCGGAGGTACCTTAACGGGTAATACCTTTACGGTATGTGCGGGCAATACCCTTTCTTTTGACATAGTATCTTCTGATGCGGATGTTGGGAACAATCTCATCTTATCGAATAATTTACTCTTTTCTATTCCAGCAGCTAGCATCACCAATGCCGGTAATAATCCGACTACTTCGACCTTTAACTGGAATACCACGGTAGCAGATGTAGGCATACATTCCTTTACAATATCTGTAGCTGATGATGCCTGTCCATATAATGGACGGCAGACCGTTGGATTTGAAATATTTGTTCAGGATCAGGTCTCTATCGTTGCCAGCCAGACAGCCATTTGTCCCGGGCCAGCTACTGCAGTCCAGTTGAATGCCGTTGTTCCCGGTTCTCCCGGAAATGGAACCTATACCTGGACCCCGGCAGCAAATCTGTCTGATCCTACGATAGCAGCTCCTGTTGCGAATCTGAATACCGGAGCGACTTATACGGTAAATTATGCGGAAGGTGTTTGCGCTTCTTCTGCAAGTGTTACGATCGAAAACTATGGAGATCTCGTCGCTACTCCCAGCGATCCGGTTCTTTGTAATGGTGGAAACGTACAAATAAATACGACTTTCAATTTTAATATACCTCCTCCTCCCGGAGCATGTGGACCTGCGACTAATACTTGTGCAGGAGCATCTGCCACGGTTCAGGTAGGTAATGGAACCTCAGCCACAGGAACCACTGCCAATGGAGGGGGAGCGGGTAGTCCCTTCCAGGGCAACTATCAGGATGGGCGGACCCAGGTTCTCTATCCGGCAGCAGAATTGTTGGCTGCTGGCGTGAGCCCCGGTATCATTACAGAGATTTCCCTTGATGTTAGCAGTAAATTTAGTACTCAGCCTTACAATGCCTTCAATATCAGTATGGGTTGTACAGGAAATGATGAACTCAGTACATTTATCGGAGGATTGACCCAGGTATTTACAGGAAATGTAACTACTGTTGCAGGAGCCAATGTATTTACTCTGACTACTCCCTATGAATGGGATGGGGTTTCAAATCTGGTATTTGAATTTTGTTTCGATAATGCTACTGCTTCTGGATTTGATCATGTCAACTATACAAATACGGCTTATAATTCCGTGATTTTTGGGTTTGACAATGGAGGAACAGCGGGCTGTAATATCGCAACAGGCTTTATCTCTACTCAGCGCCCAAATATTAGCATCGCAAGCTGTGAAATATTTGTTCCCATCAATTATGTTTGGACACCTGGTCTGGGATTGAACGATGCCAGCATCCCTAATCCGATTGCAAGTCCAACTACCAGTACACAGTACATCGTGAGCGTAAATACGCCTGCATGTAATTTCATGGACACCGTCAATGTTACCATCGACAATGCTCCAACGATCAATCCATTTGTAAACCTCACTGTTTGTGCAGAAGATTCCGTTCAGATTACAACAAGTGGAACCAATCTGGCAAATGCAACTTTCACCTGGACTCCAGCAGCAGGTCTTAGTGATCCTACTGCCCAGAATCCTGTAGCCTCTCCCGCTGGCCCCACGCTTTATACCTTAACAGCTGTAAATGGATGTGGATCAGCTAGCGAGACCATAAATATAACTGTCAATCCCAAGCCGGCCCTGACTCTGGCCCCTACAAATTTGCTTTGTAATGGAGATAATAGTGGAAGCATTGCGGCTAACGTAACAGGAGGGACGCCAACCTATACCTATACCTGGAATCCGGCTGTAGGAGTAGGTGCTACTGTAAGTAATTTGGCAGCGGGACCTTATACCCTGATCGTAAGTGATGGCAATCTTTGTGCAGATACAGCAACAACTACCTTAACAGAACCTGCTGCAGTTACACTCAGTCTGGTAGGTACGACAGATCCTACCTGTAGTGGAGATTCGGACGGTACGGTTGATGTTCTGGCTGGCGGAGGAACGCCTGGATATACTTATACATTAAGTGGAACCTCTACTGCAGGAAATCCCATTGCTATTACACAGGCAAGCCCAAATTTCACAGGAGTTCCTGCTGGGACCTATGTAGCAAGTGTAGAAGATATAAATGGATGTATATTCAATATTGGTGTTGGATTAAATGATCCCCTTCCAGTAAGTGCCCAGATTCTTAGTCAAACAGATTCTGACTGTCTGACAAATACGGGTGCCTTCGCCGTTTCCGGTGAAGGAGGAACTTCTCCCTATGAATTCTCAATTGATGGCACCAATTTCAATTTGACAGGCTCATTCACCAATCTGGGTCCTGGCTTATATACACTGACAATCCGGGATGTAAATGGATGTATCGGAACCCTTGACGTACCTATCGGTGCAATTGGAGCTCCAACGGGAACACTCGCAACTCAAGTAGATGTAAGTTGCCCTGGGGGAAATGATGGTTCCTTCCTCGTAACGGGAGCGGGGGGTACTCCTCCTCTGCAGTTTTCCATTGATGGTACCAATTTCTTCCCAAGTGGAAGTTTTAATAACCTGACAGCCGGAACCTATAATGTAGAAGTTCGGGATGCAAATGGATGTCCTTCCTTTGTGAATGTAGATCTATTGGAACCCGATCCTCTTCAATTGATACCTGTTCAGGTATTGGATGCTTCTTGTCCGGGATTGAATGATGCTTCTTTTATCGTAACAGGATTGGGAGGAACCCAGCCGTATGAATACTCCCTTAATGGACAGGCATTCTCAACCAATGGCAGCTTCAATAACCTGGCAGCTGGCACCTACACCGTATTGATTAGAGATATCAACCTTTGTGTTACTACTGATTCCGTAACCGTAGGAGAACCCCCTGCAATCGTTGGAACAGTAACCTCTTTGACCGATGTAGATTGTAATGGAACCAATACCGGTTCATTCAGCATAGTAGGTTCAGGTGGGGTAACGCCTTATGAATACTCTCTGGATGGATTAAACTTCCAGAATACCGGAGACTTTCTCACCCTTTTTGCAGCGACCTATAATGTCTTTATAAGAGATGCAAATGGCTGTGTAAGCCAAACTCCGGTTACCATAAATGAACCTCCGGCACTGACTGGAAATATTGTAAATCAGGTTGATGTAGATTGTGCGGGTAACACCAATGGTTCCATAAATATACAGGGACAGGGGGGCACGCCGGGTTATACCTATTCTATTGATGGAGTAAACTTTGGCACCAATGGCATATTCTCCAATCTCGCAGCGGGCCCCTATACAGTGACCGTAAGAGATATTATCGGATGTACCGTTGATGTTCAATTCGGCATAGCCGAACCAGCACCTCTGGTACTCAGCAGCTCTTCTCAAACTGACCTGGCTTGTAATGGAGATAATAGCGGAGCTGTTGATTTGCAGCCAAATGGAGGAACCGCTCCTTATCAATATGCCCTAAATGCAGGCCCTTTGGGCAATAGTCCAAACTTTACAGGATTGGCTGCAGGTAATTATGTAGCAACTGTTCAGGATGCGAATAACTGTACCGCCACTTTCAATTTCACCTTGACAGAGCCGGCACCTTTAGCCATCTCTATCAATACCGTTACAGATGTACAATGTGCGGGTGGAGCCGATGGAAGTCTGGATATCAGTGCATCTGCCGGAACAGCTCCCTATGAGTATTCGATAGACGGCCTGAATTTCTTCAATTCAGGATCCTTTACAAATCTGGCAGCAAATACTTATACCATTACCGTTAGAGATGCTAATGGTTGTTCAAATACTGCTTCTGCTACCATCAATGAACCTACAGCTATCACAATTACTGCCAGTGTAACTGCAGATGTGAGTTGTAATGGCGGAAATGATGGTGCGTTAAACGCATTAGCAATTGGAGGAACAGGTGCATTGACGTATACCTGGAATCCAGGTGCTTCTGTAGGCGCAGCCTATACCAATCTAACCGCTGGACCTTATACGGTATCTGTTAGTGATATTAATGGATGTACAGAGACAGCTACAGTAAACGTACAGGAACCTGCTCCCATTCAAAATACCATCACCATTACCCAGGGCATATCCTGCTTTGGACAGGCGGATGCAGCAGCAGATATTACTTCTACTGGCGGAAATGGAGGATTTACCTATACCTGGCAATCCGGAACGCAAGTCGGTTCTGCAGTTAGTGCTCTGCCTGCAGGGACTCATTTTGTAACAATCACAGATGCTTTAGGCTGTACCAGCCTGGATAGCGTTGAGATCATTCCTCCTTCTGAAATTGTAACCACAGTAGTTGGAACCGACATCAGTTGTTTCGGTTTGACAGATGGAGATGTTACAGCCTTCCCGGCAGGAGGTACAGGAACTTACACCTATGTTTGGAACAATACAGCTGCCTTAAATACGGCTATGCTAACCGGCCTTACAGCTGGTTTTTATGAAGTCATCGTTACAGATGGCAACAACTGTATGGATACGGCCAGCATCACGTTAATTGAACCTGCTCAGATTGTCCTGACGGGTACAGGTCAGAATGAAACCTGTAGTGATGCCAATGGAGAGGTTTCAGTAACTGCAACAGGAGGAGCCGGAGGATATACGTATTTGTGGAATTCTACACCTCCACAAGCTTCAGCCACGGCCACAAATCTGCCGGCAGGAACCTATCGGGTTATAGTAAGCGATCAGAATGCATGTCAGGATTCGACTGATGTAAGTATCATAGATGAAGCAGCCCCTACGATCAATATCCTTCAAAGTCAGGACATTTCCTGTAATGGCTTGACAGATGGTTCTATAGAAATCGAAGCGGTAGGCGGAACAGGCACTTATACCTATTCCTGGGCGCCGGGAGGACAAACTACTCCTCTGATCACTGGACTTTCAGCTGGAACCTATACTGTAACTGTAGACGATGGTCAATGTACTACCACTGAGACCATCAGTTTGATAGAACCTGGCCCTATAAATGCCCAGATCAATAATGTTGTAAATCCTGCCTGTTTCGGACAAGCGAATGGGACCGCAAATGTGGTCGTAAATGGAGGAACAGCACCTTATAGCTATCAATGGAATACAACGCCCATTCAGAATAGCCCCATCGCTACTGGTCTGGCAGACGGAACGTATATCGTAACCGTAACAGATAACCGTGGTTGTACTGCCACAGATAATGTTAGCCTGGTAGAACCTGCTTTATTGGAGGTTGTGGTTACAGGGACCAATGTTCTTTGCTTTGGGGAAAATACAGGAGAGGCATTGGCAAGTGTTACGGGTGGTAATGTTCCTTATACTTATACCTGGTCCAATGGAGTATCGGATTCTATAGCCTCTAATCTGCTAGCCGGGAACTATAATGTGAACATAGTGGATAGCAAAGGATGTACTACGGCTGGCGATATTGTAATTGCTGAACCTGCAGAATTTGTCTCGACAGTGGTTAGTACCGATGTTACCTGTTTCGGAGGCTCGGATGGAACGGCCGAAGTTCAGGCAACAGGCGGTACATTCCCCTATAGCTATCATTGGTCTACGGGAGATACAACTGCCCAAATCACCAACCTGGTCTCTGAGCGCTATACCGTTATTGTTACAGATGGAAATGGATGTAGTGATAGCCACGAAGTATTTATCTTTCAGGGAGATCAGATTTCGATTGATAAAGTAAATGAGGTAGCTGCATTCTGTAATCTGGACAATGGTCAGGCTACCGTAGCAGCAACAGGAGGTGTGGGAGGATTTACCTATGTATGGAATACGAGTCCTGCACAAACGGGAGCTACAGTAACGGGAATTTTCGGAGCGGGATTAGGAGGTCCTTATCAGGTGATCGCGATAGACGCAAACGGTTGTCAGGATTCGCTGGAAGTGAGTATTGATAATATTCCTCCTCCAACCGCAGCTTTCAATATTGGCAGAGATCCTGCTGATCCTATTTTACTCAGTCAGGCCAATCTCCAATTTATCAATGAGTCTCAGGGAGCGGTTTCCTATCAATGGGATTTCGGTGTCCTGGGCGCCCTTTCCAATGAAGAAAACCCCCGCTATGAATATAATGAGGCAGGTATTTTCACCGTCATTCTCACTGCTTTTGACCAAAACTTCAGCTGTCCGGATACTGCAAGTCTAACTTTCGAAATTGTGCCCGATGGAAAAGTCTGGACCCCTTCAGCTTTCTCTCCGAATAATGATGGGAAAAATGACATTTTTTATGTCGTTGGAGAAGGAATCGTGAATATCGAGGTGCTGATCTTTGACCGCTGGGGCCGATTGATCACCACCCTTAATAGCCTTGCCGATGGCTGGAATGGTTTTGATAATCAAGGAAATCGTGTGCAGGAAGGCGTTTATGTGTATGCCATTAAAGCCGAACTAAATACGGGCAAAAGATTTGAAAAAGGAGGAACGATCACGCTGGTTCGATGA
- a CDS encoding cupredoxin domain-containing protein codes for MKKLVVSLIVVAFSFSLSLAQDSKVISLEQTKGEFTVKELTVSPGQYVFEVSNNGVDHEVGLVVAPEGKTDQSGHIKEAYLKETVKKGASATSNLVTLTPGTYVYFCPLNPTPQYKLIVKEE; via the coding sequence ATGAAAAAGTTAGTAGTTAGCTTAATAGTCGTCGCATTCTCCTTCAGCTTGAGTCTTGCACAGGATTCTAAAGTAATTAGCCTGGAGCAAACCAAAGGAGAGTTTACGGTAAAAGAATTGACCGTTAGCCCTGGACAGTATGTGTTTGAAGTATCAAACAATGGAGTCGATCATGAAGTAGGTTTGGTTGTTGCGCCTGAAGGCAAAACCGATCAATCCGGCCACATCAAAGAAGCCTATTTGAAGGAAACCGTGAAGAAAGGTGCTTCTGCGACTTCAAATCTCGTTACCCTTACGCCCGGGACCTACGTATATTTTTGTCCTCTAAACCCTACTCCTCAGTACAAACTGATCGTGAAGGAAGAATAA
- a CDS encoding carboxymuconolactone decarboxylase family protein, with the protein MADLGTKTIFGIPSREEVSEANQAIFDQLNKGIGFVPNLYAYYAKSPSALGDYLALQNRKTSLSNKEKEIVNLVTSQINGCRYCQSAHTAIGKMNGFTDEQILELRGGSASFNAKFDALVKFTATVVTNRGKASEADKNAFFAAGYTEESLIDVVVLVGDKIISNYIHNLAGFEIDFPLAEEL; encoded by the coding sequence ATGGCAGATTTAGGAACAAAAACAATTTTCGGTATTCCTTCGAGAGAGGAAGTTTCAGAAGCAAATCAGGCAATCTTCGACCAGCTCAATAAGGGCATCGGTTTCGTACCCAATCTTTATGCATACTATGCAAAAAGCCCTAGTGCTCTCGGAGATTATCTGGCTCTTCAAAATCGTAAGACTTCTCTCTCCAATAAGGAAAAAGAAATTGTAAACCTGGTTACTAGCCAAATCAATGGATGTCGTTATTGCCAGTCTGCACATACAGCTATCGGTAAAATGAATGGCTTTACAGATGAGCAGATTCTGGAACTGCGTGGAGGTTCAGCTTCTTTCAACGCAAAATTTGATGCCCTGGTGAAATTTACTGCTACTGTAGTAACAAACAGAGGGAAAGCTTCAGAAGCTGACAAAAATGCTTTCTTCGCAGCTGGTTACACAGAAGAGTCTCTCATAGACGTAGTGGTATTGGTAGGCGATAAAATCATCAGCAATTACATCCACAATTTGGCAGGTTTCGAAATTGATTTCCCACTTGCAGAAGAACTTTAA
- a CDS encoding helix-turn-helix domain-containing protein, whose product MEFKGRNQEYLIIEEISSENCYILKERIENGLSIVWNLEGKSILNIDGQEFSMEAGEMIFLTEFHHVKVDQIGKAKLVRFNRPFYCIKDHDSEVSCKGILFFGASQVPRVKLNGERKKQFELLWEVFEMEMKSVDHLQYEMLQMLLKRLIILCTRLFKEQQDVDTMETTKVDIVREFNYLVESHFREYHTVADYADLLFKSPKTLSNLFAQYNKKTPLQIIHERILLEAKRMLSYTDTPVKEIAYDLGYDDLQSFSRFFKARTKSSPKKYREFQLSGKIDNSLGRIA is encoded by the coding sequence ATGGAATTTAAGGGTAGAAATCAGGAATATCTTATCATTGAGGAGATCAGCTCCGAGAATTGCTATATCCTGAAAGAACGAATCGAAAATGGCTTGAGCATCGTTTGGAACCTGGAAGGGAAATCTATCTTAAATATAGATGGGCAGGAATTCTCGATGGAGGCAGGCGAAATGATTTTCTTAACAGAATTTCATCATGTAAAGGTTGACCAGATCGGGAAAGCCAAACTCGTCCGCTTCAATCGGCCTTTCTATTGCATCAAGGACCATGACTCAGAAGTAAGCTGTAAAGGGATTCTTTTCTTTGGCGCCTCCCAGGTACCGCGTGTAAAATTGAATGGAGAGCGAAAGAAACAATTTGAGTTGTTATGGGAAGTATTCGAAATGGAAATGAAATCAGTTGATCATCTTCAATATGAAATGCTCCAGATGTTGCTCAAAAGATTGATTATCCTTTGTACCCGTTTATTTAAAGAGCAACAAGATGTGGATACGATGGAGACCACTAAAGTAGATATCGTAAGAGAATTCAATTATTTAGTTGAAAGTCATTTCCGCGAATACCATACGGTAGCGGATTATGCAGATCTCCTTTTTAAATCTCCCAAAACCCTTTCCAATCTTTTTGCCCAGTATAATAAGAAAACGCCTTTACAGATTATCCATGAACGTATTTTGCTTGAAGCCAAACGGATGCTGAGCTATACGGATACTCCGGTAAAAGAAATTGCTTATGATCTGGGCTATGATGATTTGCAGTCATTTAGCCGTTTTTTCAAAGCCCGCACCAAATCTTCTCCTAAAAAATACCGGGAATTTCAGCTTTCGGGAAAAATTGATAACTCTTTGGGAAGGATCGCCTAA